From Myxococcaceae bacterium JPH2, the proteins below share one genomic window:
- the grxC gene encoding glutaredoxin 3, producing the protein MKPVKIYTTNYCGFCLRAKDLLKRKGVDYEEVDVTGDDDERARLVERSGGQRTVPQIFIGEDHVGGYSDLARLDNEGKLDPMLQA; encoded by the coding sequence ATGAAGCCCGTGAAAATCTATACGACGAACTATTGCGGCTTTTGCCTCCGGGCCAAGGACCTGCTCAAGCGCAAGGGCGTGGACTACGAAGAGGTGGATGTCACCGGCGACGATGACGAGCGCGCCCGCCTGGTGGAGCGCAGCGGCGGTCAGCGCACGGTGCCGCAGATCTTCATCGGCGAGGACCACGTGGGCGGCTACTCGGACCTGGCCCGCCTGGACAACGAGGGCAAGCTGGACCCGATGCTCCAGGCCTGA